The Zingiber officinale cultivar Zhangliang chromosome 9A, Zo_v1.1, whole genome shotgun sequence genome window below encodes:
- the LOC122019477 gene encoding zinc finger protein 4-like, translating into MEGKEDSDDQKQAQQAVDHGSRSNFNEERQPWLNLTLGGITSSAAGSSPSAQCKMQSRKMFSCNFCMKKFCSSQALGGHQNAHKRERGVTRRPQQSQKTTIGFPLYASAHKSLPVQSHSVAHEQHAEGGLPTITRCRQMNSDTEATRVPFALDQVRGSTWPGSFQKNSQPTGCPSEQEKLDLSLKL; encoded by the coding sequence ATGGAGGGAAAAGAAGACTCAGACGATCAAAAGCAAGCACAACAAGCCGTTGATCATGGCAGCAGGAGCAATTTCAACGAGGAACGGCAACCATGGTTGAATCTTACGCTTGGTGGGATCACCTCATCAGCTGCTGGAAGCTCTCCTAGCGCGCAGTGCAAAATGCAAAGCCGCAAGATGTTCTCGTGCAACTTCTGCATGAAAAAGTTCTGCAGCTCACAGGCTTTGGGAGGTCACCAGAATGCACACAAGAGAGAGAGGGGTGTCACGAGGAGACCTCAGCAGTCCCAGAAAACGACGATAGGATTTCCCCTCTATGCATCTGCTCATAAATCTCTGCCAGTTCAATCCCACTCAGTCGCGCACGAGCAACATGCGGAGGGAGGCTTGCCTACGATCACAAGATGTCGTCAAATGAACTCTGACACCGAAGCGACAAGGGTTCCGTTTGCGCTTGATCAAGTTAGAGGATCGACATGGCCTGGGAGCTTTCAGAAGAATTCTCAGCCTACCGGTTGTCCATCAGAACAAGAAAAACTTGATCTGAGTCTCAAGCTTTGA